From Caldicellulosiruptor hydrothermalis 108, a single genomic window includes:
- a CDS encoding Stp1/IreP family PP2C-type Ser/Thr phosphatase, which translates to MKCVRYVALTEKGNVRANNEDYYIVYKGEDGLNVFLIADGMGGHSAGEVASSLACQYVLDYILLNQKMLEYSLKETIKEAYRYANQKIINHQIKNPLFYGMGTTLAGLFCYKDKILVSNIGDSRVYIVDSNEIRQITEDHSLVYEMFKDGKITKEEIYTHPKKNVITRAVGIEEELEVDIYELAREEGKDYCFLLCTDGLTNMVFETYIHKIFKENNFDEIGKRLIEKALEAGGIDNITVIYLLV; encoded by the coding sequence ATGAAATGCGTGAGATACGTTGCTCTCACAGAAAAAGGAAATGTAAGGGCAAACAATGAGGATTATTATATTGTTTACAAAGGGGAAGATGGATTGAATGTTTTCTTAATTGCTGACGGGATGGGTGGACACAGTGCAGGTGAGGTGGCAAGCAGCCTTGCCTGCCAGTATGTACTTGACTATATTTTATTGAATCAGAAAATGTTAGAATATTCTCTGAAAGAGACCATAAAAGAAGCTTACAGGTATGCAAACCAAAAAATTATAAACCATCAGATAAAAAATCCCCTTTTTTATGGAATGGGCACTACCTTAGCAGGACTATTTTGCTATAAAGATAAGATACTTGTGAGCAACATCGGAGACTCAAGAGTCTACATTGTAGATAGCAATGAAATTAGACAAATTACAGAGGACCATTCTCTGGTTTATGAAATGTTCAAAGATGGAAAAATTACAAAAGAGGAAATTTATACCCATCCCAAGAAAAACGTTATAACAAGAGCGGTGGGCATTGAAGAAGAGCTGGAAGTTGATATTTACGAGCTTGCACGAGAGGAAGGCAAGGATTACTGCTTTTTGCTGTGTACAGATGGACTTACCAACATGGTTTTTGAGACCTACATACACAAGATATTCAAGGAAAATAATTTTGATGAAATAGGGAAAAGATTAATAGAAAAAGCTCTTGAAGCAGGCGGAATTGACAATATAACTGTTATCTATCTTTTGGTATAA
- the rlmN gene encoding 23S rRNA (adenine(2503)-C(2))-methyltransferase RlmN gives MKRLIKDLTIDELRKWLESVGEKPFRATQVFEWLYKKNATDVMQFTNLPLELRKKIDDEFLINSLQILQHQSDGESIKFLFELCDKNGVESVFLPYRYGNAICVSTQVGCRMNCRFCASAIGGFVRNLTPGEMVDQIINAENFTGKRITNVVLMGSGEPFDNIENVFKFIEIINSKEGKNIGARHITISTVGIVEGIYRLCDFPKQVNLAISLHAPNNSLRDKLVPINKKYPIEDIMKAVDYYIQRTNRRVTFEYALIDGVNDSIECAQELGKMLKGKLVHVNLIPVNPVEEKGFKRPSKEKIKTFFETLRSYQIQVTIRRELGSSISAACGQLRRRYFNITEK, from the coding sequence ATGAAAAGGCTTATAAAGGACTTAACAATAGATGAGCTCAGAAAATGGCTTGAAAGTGTTGGTGAAAAGCCTTTTAGAGCGACCCAGGTTTTTGAGTGGCTTTACAAGAAAAATGCTACTGATGTAATGCAATTTACAAATCTTCCCCTTGAACTTCGAAAAAAGATTGATGATGAGTTTTTGATAAACTCTTTACAGATTTTACAGCATCAAAGTGATGGAGAGAGTATAAAATTTCTGTTTGAACTTTGCGATAAAAATGGAGTTGAAAGCGTGTTTTTGCCTTATCGGTATGGGAATGCAATATGCGTCTCAACACAAGTTGGATGCAGAATGAACTGTAGGTTTTGTGCTTCTGCCATAGGCGGATTTGTCAGAAACCTTACGCCAGGTGAGATGGTTGACCAGATAATCAATGCAGAAAACTTTACAGGCAAAAGAATAACAAATGTTGTTCTGATGGGAAGTGGCGAGCCATTTGACAACATTGAAAATGTGTTTAAGTTTATTGAGATAATAAACTCAAAAGAGGGGAAGAACATAGGGGCAAGGCATATCACCATTTCCACAGTTGGCATAGTTGAAGGGATTTATAGGCTCTGTGATTTTCCAAAACAAGTAAACCTTGCAATATCTCTGCATGCCCCAAATAATAGTCTGAGAGACAAGCTTGTTCCGATAAACAAGAAATATCCTATTGAAGATATCATGAAAGCAGTTGATTACTATATTCAAAGGACCAACAGAAGAGTCACCTTTGAGTACGCTCTGATAGATGGGGTAAATGATTCTATTGAATGTGCTCAAGAGCTTGGCAAGATGTTAAAAGGTAAGCTTGTACATGTAAACTTGATTCCTGTAAACCCTGTTGAAGAGAAGGGATTTAAAAGACCTTCCAAGGAAAAAATAAAAACATTTTTTGAAACCTTAAGATCATATCAGATTCAAGTTACAATCAGAAGAGAGCTTGGCAGTAGTATATCTGCAGCATGTGGACAGCTGAGAAGACGGTATTTTAACATTACTGAAAAGTAG
- the rsmB gene encoding 16S rRNA (cytosine(967)-C(5))-methyltransferase RsmB, with translation MNTREAAFLLLFEVEKKKFSGMDSLMEKFHQKLKNEKDRALFVELVHGVLRYKSLIEYYINFVAKKGVKDKRILNILRVATYELLFLEKIPEYATVNEACEIASKISPHLKAFVNAILRNIIRNKNQIEESLERIKDVDYKSYISIKLSYPRFLIDYLEESYGLEKTLKILEFLNTKPPQSIKINTKKTDVSTLTQELEKNGFKYEINSHNNEIIHVLKGNIKETELYKEGYFYFQDLASSLVVKFNQEDFKRAKKVIDLCAAPGGKTFNCAEVIDGFVVACDINEHKLDILRENILRLGFDNIIVAKSDAEVFNPDFAEKFDIVIADLPCTGFGAIRKKPDIKWNKSYQDVENLHELQVRILDNAAGYLKKGGLLFYSTCTLSRKENEETVLKFLDKHRDFSLVSQITIFPDEFNCDGFFISKLRKEGER, from the coding sequence ATTAATACGAGAGAAGCTGCTTTTCTTCTACTGTTTGAGGTTGAAAAGAAAAAGTTTTCTGGCATGGACTCTTTGATGGAGAAATTCCATCAAAAGTTAAAAAATGAAAAGGACAGGGCTTTGTTTGTTGAGCTTGTTCATGGTGTTTTGAGATACAAAAGCCTTATTGAGTACTATATTAATTTTGTTGCTAAAAAAGGAGTAAAGGATAAAAGGATATTAAACATTTTAAGAGTTGCCACATACGAACTTCTTTTTCTTGAAAAGATTCCAGAGTATGCAACAGTGAACGAGGCATGTGAGATTGCAAGCAAAATAAGTCCACATTTAAAGGCTTTTGTAAATGCAATTTTGAGAAATATAATCAGAAACAAAAACCAAATAGAAGAGTCATTGGAAAGAATTAAGGATGTGGACTATAAAAGTTATATCTCAATAAAGCTTTCTTATCCCAGATTTTTAATAGATTATTTAGAAGAAAGTTATGGACTTGAAAAAACTTTAAAAATTTTGGAGTTTTTAAATACGAAACCTCCTCAGAGTATAAAGATAAATACTAAAAAAACCGATGTAAGTACATTAACACAGGAGCTTGAAAAAAACGGATTTAAGTATGAGATTAATTCTCATAACAATGAAATAATCCATGTTTTGAAGGGTAACATAAAGGAAACAGAACTTTATAAGGAAGGCTATTTCTATTTTCAGGATTTAGCATCCTCTCTTGTTGTAAAGTTTAACCAAGAAGATTTTAAAAGAGCAAAGAAAGTGATAGACCTGTGTGCCGCACCAGGTGGAAAGACTTTTAACTGCGCAGAGGTTATAGATGGGTTTGTTGTTGCATGTGATATAAACGAACATAAGCTTGATATTTTGCGAGAAAACATTTTGCGTCTTGGTTTTGATAATATCATTGTTGCAAAAAGTGACGCTGAGGTTTTTAACCCTGATTTTGCCGAAAAATTTGATATTGTGATTGCCGACCTTCCATGTACTGGTTTTGGCGCAATCAGAAAAAAGCCTGATATAAAATGGAATAAAAGTTATCAGGATGTTGAGAATCTTCATGAGCTGCAGGTAAGAATACTTGACAATGCCGCAGGCTATTTAAAAAAAGGAGGACTTCTTTTTTATTCTACATGCACTCTGTCAAGAAAAGAAAATGAAGAGACAGTTTTAAAGTTTTTAGACAAGCACAGAGATTTTTCATTGGTATCCCAAATAACCATTTTCCCTGATGAGTTTAATTGTGATGGATTTTTTATTTCAAAACTGAGAAAAGAGGGCGAAAGATAA
- a CDS encoding zinc metallopeptidase, whose translation MFYYFDPLYLVFAIPAFLISLIAQMRVQMVFSKYSRVRTFSGLTGAEVAKNILWSNGIYDVRVEYVPGLLTDHYDPRFRVLRLSQGVFDSNSVAAVGVAAHEAGHAIQHYQKYPWLALRTAMVPVVNIGSNLAFPLILIGLLLKNGDIFINLGILLFSLAVMFTLITLPVELNASKRAVDALKVAGVILPDEEIAIKKVLGAAAMTYVAAVSVAILQLLYYLSLVQRRRDD comes from the coding sequence GTGTTTTACTATTTTGACCCTTTGTATCTTGTGTTTGCTATTCCTGCATTTTTGATATCTCTTATAGCTCAAATGAGGGTCCAGATGGTTTTTTCAAAGTATTCCAGAGTCAGAACATTTTCAGGGCTGACAGGTGCCGAGGTTGCCAAAAATATACTGTGGTCCAACGGTATTTATGATGTCAGAGTAGAATATGTACCGGGACTTTTGACAGACCATTACGACCCGCGATTTAGAGTGCTCAGACTATCACAAGGTGTTTTTGATTCCAATTCTGTTGCTGCAGTTGGAGTTGCTGCACATGAGGCAGGGCATGCCATTCAGCACTACCAAAAATATCCGTGGCTTGCTCTTAGAACTGCCATGGTACCTGTTGTGAATATAGGATCAAATTTGGCTTTTCCGCTCATTTTGATAGGCCTTTTGCTAAAAAATGGAGATATATTCATAAACCTTGGAATCTTGCTTTTCAGCTTGGCAGTTATGTTTACCTTAATTACACTGCCTGTTGAATTAAATGCAAGCAAAAGAGCTGTGGATGCGTTAAAAGTAGCAGGGGTTATCCTTCCTGATGAGGAAATAGCAATAAAGAAAGTGCTTGGAGCGGCTGCTATGACATATGTTGCCGCGGTATCTGTTGCTATACTCCAGCTTTTGTACTATCTTAGTTTAGTCCAACGAAGAAGGGATGATTAA
- the fmt gene encoding methionyl-tRNA formyltransferase, whose product MGTPDFAVDILQKLIQEPFVNLKLVVTQPDKPVGRKRILTAPAVKEFAQKVGIEVVQPEKLKNNEEFFELLKEINPDTIVVVAYGKILPKEVLEIPKYGCINVHASLLPEYRGAAPIQRVLMDGKEYTGITIMKMDEGLDTGDILLQKEVKIENDDDILTLSKKLSEAGSQLLIEVLKNIESITPVKQDHSRATYAPPIKKEEGKIDWDMCAKEIYNRFRALKMWPGIFTTFKEKLLKIHDMEIVQDNIFDSRPNGTVVEIDDSSIIIKVRDGLIRLKLLQLEGGKKIGARDFVNGYKIKRGDVLA is encoded by the coding sequence ATGGGAACACCAGATTTTGCAGTTGATATTTTGCAAAAACTGATTCAAGAGCCTTTTGTCAATTTAAAACTTGTTGTGACCCAACCTGACAAACCTGTTGGGAGAAAAAGAATATTGACAGCACCAGCTGTCAAGGAGTTTGCTCAAAAGGTTGGAATAGAAGTTGTTCAACCAGAAAAGCTAAAGAATAACGAGGAGTTTTTTGAACTTCTAAAAGAGATAAATCCTGATACAATCGTAGTTGTTGCATATGGGAAAATTCTTCCCAAAGAAGTGCTTGAGATACCCAAGTATGGCTGCATAAATGTTCATGCTTCCCTTTTACCAGAGTACAGAGGAGCTGCACCAATTCAAAGAGTACTTATGGATGGCAAGGAATATACAGGTATTACCATTATGAAAATGGACGAGGGATTAGACACAGGAGATATTCTTCTTCAGAAAGAAGTTAAAATTGAAAATGATGATGACATTTTAACACTTTCAAAAAAACTTTCAGAAGCGGGTAGCCAGCTTTTAATTGAGGTTCTGAAGAATATTGAGAGTATAACTCCTGTAAAACAGGATCACAGCAGAGCAACATATGCACCACCTATCAAAAAGGAAGAAGGAAAGATTGACTGGGATATGTGTGCAAAGGAAATTTATAACAGATTCAGAGCTCTTAAGATGTGGCCAGGGATTTTTACAACTTTTAAAGAAAAACTTTTGAAGATTCACGACATGGAAATTGTTCAGGACAATATTTTTGATAGTAGACCAAATGGTACTGTAGTTGAGATAGATGACAGCAGCATTATAATAAAAGTTAGAGATGGACTGATAAGACTTAAACTTCTTCAGCTTGAGGGTGGGAAAAAGATTGGTGCAAGAGACTTTGTCAATGGGTATAAAATAAAAAGAGGAGATGTTTTAGCCTAA
- the def gene encoding peptide deformylase, translating into MALRKIRTYEDEILRKKSKVVEKFDQRLHQLLDDMKDTMYEANGIGLAAPQVGVLKRAVVIDIGEGAIELVNPEIEQVEGSAVDVEGCLSVPNVWGEVERPQKVVVKAQDRFGNEFRLEAEGLLARAVCHEIDHLDGILFVDKVIRFVSEEEIEQRRSRGDKMDLE; encoded by the coding sequence ATGGCACTGAGAAAGATAAGAACATATGAAGATGAGATACTACGCAAAAAATCTAAGGTTGTTGAGAAATTTGACCAGCGACTTCATCAGCTTCTTGACGATATGAAAGACACCATGTATGAAGCAAACGGCATTGGTCTTGCAGCGCCCCAGGTGGGAGTACTCAAAAGGGCGGTTGTGATTGATATAGGAGAAGGAGCAATTGAACTTGTCAATCCCGAAATAGAACAAGTAGAAGGAAGTGCTGTGGATGTAGAGGGCTGTCTTTCTGTTCCAAATGTGTGGGGTGAGGTGGAAAGACCACAGAAAGTGGTAGTAAAAGCTCAGGATAGGTTTGGAAATGAGTTTAGACTTGAAGCAGAGGGGCTTTTAGCAAGGGCTGTGTGTCATGAGATAGATCATCTTGATGGTATTTTGTTTGTTGACAAGGTTATACGATTTGTATCTGAAGAGGAGATCGAGCAAAGGCGCTCAAGAGGCGATAAGATGGATTTAGAATAA
- the priA gene encoding replication restart helicase PriA yields the protein MIAQVCINYQDANVDKVFDYLVPTHLENSIEIGKRVYVSFGVSNRIVEGLVVGIKQTTDIEENKLKSVLAVIDKFSIVSKEQIELAFSMKNYYALNLGEALSLVIPPFVSSKQIYNICAKKHEENRNLDDDLKKLYESILKKPVSVNSKLVKENKEKIMKLFLEGLLEFDLKNFDTRENAEKNLPLVEPNYNLTEEQHKALNSIISAFDEGGYNNILLFGVTGSGKTEVYIRAIQYAIEKGKSVIFMVPEISLTPQMIENVQSRIGNKVLVYHSKMKSLDRLNSWLAARNKEAVVVIGPRSAVFAPVKNLGLIIVDEEHEPSYKSEKSPRINAVEVAQMRAKINNIPIILGSATPSIEHYFYAQKGRYFLCTLKNRINKNLPEVLIVDMKKEILEGNKSIFSRLLLSEIENNLKKGEQVLLFLNRRGYSPIVICRECGYVYMCKNCSISLTYHKEGYLRCHYCGYKEEYRGVCAKCNSRYVRQYGSGTQKIEEEIKAYFKDARVLRMDSDTTSRKDATEQIVKKFREKEADILVGTQMIAKGLHFPDLTLVGVIDADILLNMPDFRSRERTFQLLTQVAGRSGREKPGKVIIQTFNPEDYSIVFASKHDYESFYAQEMKLRKMMEYPPYSYVVNFVTVAREQNMAKRGIEHVYALLREYEMENDMKIYGPSENPIFKIENQYRYHILVKFKRAGQMISIANLIKERYNYSNASLIIDVNPLDTL from the coding sequence ATGATAGCTCAGGTTTGTATCAACTACCAGGACGCCAATGTTGATAAGGTGTTTGATTATTTGGTACCAACACATCTTGAAAATAGCATTGAGATAGGGAAAAGAGTGTATGTAAGCTTTGGAGTTTCAAATAGAATTGTGGAAGGGCTTGTTGTTGGGATAAAGCAAACTACTGATATAGAGGAAAATAAGTTAAAGAGCGTGCTTGCTGTAATTGATAAGTTTTCAATTGTTTCAAAGGAACAGATAGAACTTGCTTTTTCAATGAAAAATTACTATGCGTTGAATTTGGGTGAGGCTTTGTCGCTTGTTATACCTCCTTTTGTGAGCAGCAAACAGATATATAATATCTGTGCAAAAAAGCATGAAGAAAATAGGAACTTGGATGATGATTTAAAAAAGTTGTATGAAAGTATTTTGAAAAAACCGGTGAGCGTAAATTCAAAGCTTGTGAAAGAGAACAAAGAAAAAATAATGAAGCTCTTTTTGGAAGGGCTTTTGGAGTTTGATTTAAAGAATTTTGATACAAGAGAAAATGCTGAGAAAAATCTGCCGCTGGTAGAACCTAATTATAATTTAACTGAAGAACAGCACAAAGCCCTAAATAGTATAATCTCTGCTTTTGATGAAGGAGGATACAATAATATTCTTTTATTTGGAGTCACAGGGAGTGGGAAAACAGAGGTTTATATAAGAGCGATACAATATGCAATTGAAAAAGGCAAAAGTGTAATTTTCATGGTCCCAGAAATCTCACTCACACCACAGATGATAGAAAATGTTCAAAGTAGAATAGGCAACAAGGTTTTAGTATATCACAGCAAAATGAAAAGTCTAGACAGGCTAAATAGTTGGCTTGCTGCCAGAAACAAAGAGGCGGTTGTGGTGATTGGTCCGCGATCAGCAGTTTTTGCCCCTGTCAAGAACCTTGGTCTTATAATTGTCGATGAAGAGCATGAACCAAGCTATAAATCTGAAAAATCGCCGCGGATAAATGCTGTTGAGGTTGCCCAGATGAGGGCTAAAATAAATAATATACCCATTATACTTGGCTCTGCAACTCCATCTATTGAGCATTATTTTTATGCACAAAAAGGAAGATATTTTCTTTGTACGTTGAAAAATAGAATAAATAAGAATCTGCCAGAAGTTTTGATTGTTGATATGAAAAAAGAAATCTTAGAAGGTAACAAGTCCATTTTTAGCAGGCTTTTACTTAGTGAAATAGAGAACAACTTGAAAAAAGGGGAGCAGGTTCTCCTTTTTTTAAACAGGAGAGGTTATTCTCCAATTGTTATATGCCGTGAGTGCGGTTATGTTTATATGTGCAAAAATTGCAGTATTTCACTTACATACCACAAAGAAGGGTATTTGAGATGTCACTATTGCGGGTATAAAGAGGAATATAGAGGTGTGTGTGCAAAATGTAACAGCAGGTATGTCAGACAATATGGTAGTGGCACCCAGAAGATAGAGGAAGAGATAAAAGCGTACTTTAAAGATGCGAGGGTTTTGCGTATGGACAGTGATACAACTTCAAGAAAAGATGCGACAGAACAGATTGTGAAAAAGTTCAGGGAAAAAGAGGCAGATATTCTTGTTGGTACACAGATGATTGCAAAAGGTTTGCACTTTCCTGACTTGACCTTGGTGGGTGTGATAGATGCAGATATTCTTTTGAACATGCCAGATTTCAGGAGTAGAGAAAGAACCTTTCAACTGCTTACACAGGTTGCAGGAAGGTCTGGCAGGGAAAAGCCAGGAAAAGTTATAATTCAGACTTTTAACCCTGAAGATTACAGCATTGTGTTTGCTTCAAAGCACGACTATGAAAGCTTTTATGCCCAGGAAATGAAACTGAGAAAAATGATGGAATATCCACCGTATTCTTATGTAGTCAACTTTGTTACAGTAGCAAGGGAACAGAATATGGCAAAGAGAGGAATAGAGCATGTATATGCTTTGCTCAGGGAGTATGAAATGGAAAATGACATGAAGATTTATGGTCCAAGTGAAAATCCTATCTTTAAAATAGAAAACCAGTACAGGTATCACATATTGGTAAAGTTCAAAAGAGCTGGGCAGATGATTAGTATAGCAAATCTAATCAAAGAAAGATATAATTATAGTAACGCGTCGCTTATCATCGACGTAAATCCTTTGGATACACTTTAA
- the coaBC gene encoding bifunctional phosphopantothenoylcysteine decarboxylase/phosphopantothenate--cysteine ligase CoaBC, which yields MRLKNKNILIGVCGGIAAYKVCELIRLLKKNEANVKIIMTKNAQKFITPLTLQTLSQNKVYTDTFESEYFYDIEHISLTTWADILVVAPATANIIGKFANGIADDLLSTTFLAFDKSVLIVPAMNSNMFENAIVKQNIHKLKSVGINFVEPESGFLACGVYGKGRYPENQKILIEIEKLLCSQDLAGKKVLITAGPTREYLDPIRFISNRSSGKMGYAIAEEAYKRGAQVTVVSGPVSINTYADIEIIHVQTASQMYQKVKEIYEQYDILIFSAAVADYRPKTTNETKIKKENTDELVIELIKNPDILKFVGENKKPGQIIVGFSAETENVLENSQKKLEEKNADLIVANNVLEEGAGFDVDTNIVTLISKEKVENLPKMSKSEVAKRIFDHVVTYLCKM from the coding sequence ATGAGATTAAAAAATAAAAACATATTAATAGGAGTATGCGGTGGGATAGCAGCATACAAGGTATGCGAGCTTATAAGACTTTTAAAGAAAAATGAAGCAAATGTAAAGATAATAATGACCAAAAATGCCCAAAAGTTTATAACTCCTTTGACACTGCAAACTCTTTCTCAGAACAAGGTTTATACAGATACTTTTGAAAGCGAATATTTCTACGATATAGAACATATCTCTCTTACAACATGGGCAGATATTCTTGTGGTGGCTCCTGCTACTGCAAACATAATTGGAAAGTTTGCAAATGGTATTGCAGATGATTTGCTTTCCACAACCTTTTTAGCATTTGACAAATCTGTGCTGATTGTGCCTGCAATGAATTCAAACATGTTCGAAAATGCCATTGTGAAGCAAAATATTCACAAGCTAAAATCGGTTGGGATAAACTTTGTGGAACCCGAATCAGGGTTTTTGGCTTGCGGTGTGTATGGCAAGGGAAGATATCCAGAAAATCAAAAGATATTGATTGAGATAGAAAAGCTTCTTTGCAGTCAAGACTTGGCAGGAAAGAAAGTTCTCATTACTGCAGGACCTACAAGGGAATATTTAGACCCCATCAGGTTTATTTCAAACAGATCATCTGGCAAAATGGGTTATGCCATAGCTGAAGAGGCATACAAAAGAGGAGCTCAAGTTACAGTCGTCTCCGGTCCAGTGAGTATCAACACCTATGCTGACATAGAAATTATACACGTGCAAACAGCTTCTCAGATGTATCAGAAGGTAAAAGAGATTTACGAGCAGTACGATATACTAATCTTTTCTGCAGCTGTGGCTGATTATAGACCTAAAACTACAAACGAAACCAAGATTAAAAAAGAAAACACGGATGAACTGGTTATTGAGCTTATTAAAAATCCAGATATTTTAAAGTTTGTGGGAGAGAATAAAAAACCGGGTCAAATAATTGTGGGGTTTTCAGCAGAGACAGAGAATGTTTTAGAGAACTCTCAAAAGAAATTAGAAGAAAAAAATGCTGATTTGATTGTTGCAAACAATGTGCTTGAAGAGGGAGCAGGTTTTGATGTTGATACAAACATTGTAACACTCATATCAAAAGAAAAGGTAGAAAATCTTCCAAAAATGAGCAAAAGTGAAGTTGCTAAAAGGATTTTCGACCATGTAGTGACTTACCTCTGCAAAATGTAG
- the rpoZ gene encoding DNA-directed RNA polymerase subunit omega, which produces MLLRPGLDELLKYVDNKYTLSVLVAKRARQLLQQAQKKVDITNFNSDKYVTMAVNEVASGKISYKYVKPVKKNEIKK; this is translated from the coding sequence ATGCTTTTGCGACCAGGGCTTGACGAGCTTTTAAAGTATGTGGACAATAAATACACACTTTCTGTACTTGTTGCAAAAAGAGCAAGACAACTTCTTCAGCAGGCACAAAAAAAGGTTGACATTACCAATTTTAACTCTGACAAGTATGTTACAATGGCAGTAAATGAAGTTGCTTCTGGGAAGATTTCTTACAAGTACGTAAAGCCGGTGAAAAAGAATGAGATTAAAAAATAA